AGAAGTGCTGGACTGAGCAGAAGACTATTTCTGTTCGTGAAGGCGTCCACTAATGAGTTTTGCCTTGATGGTTAGGGCGCCTTTGCGCGGAGCCCATACGATGGGCGATGTAATACCTGGAATGGAGCTCTTCTCTCTTCGATTACCCTCGAAGAGGCAGAGGATCTGGTCTTGCCGCATGGTGACTCTGCACGGCGGGTATCATTAAGACCTATCCCGGGCAGTATACGAACTCCAGACCAAGCCTCCTCACCAAACTCTTGGACAGTCCCGATGTAGCTCATCTGGAGCCGGCGGCTGCCACGTCTCCAGCCCATGCACTTCAGCAGTTCACTCCGCAGCCTCGATCCGATCAGCTACTTCCAGTATGCGACTTTGAAATGTCCTCCAGAGCAGCGCAAACGGCGTGTGCGACTGGTATGACTCGCTCGGCTAGACCGAAGACGCGGTGACGATCAAAAAAACGTAGGCATGTCGGAAAAAACGGTGGAAGCGTCGGAATTCGTCCAACTCCTGTTTGAGCTCGGGTGAGATCACCGCTGGCCGTACCTGAGGGATTTCTAAGGCCATCTGGTTGAGCAGCTCTTCATGATAACGGTCGCGGGACGAGCGATTGGCACAGCAAAATAGCCCCGGATGCGCTGGAAGATCTGCTCACACAGTCCATAGAATTATGGATCTCATAGGCCAACGCGATGATCTCAGCTTCGGACGTGGATGTTTCCGCTGCTTTGTGGCGAGCTATTAAGACCCTCGTTTTGTCTTCAAGCGCTCCCCGGGCCAGGGCTAATTCAGCCGCCAGTGCGCGAAGACTGTTGCTGTTGAGCATCATAGATGCAGACCCGTGAGCAAGAATCCACTGGCCTAGCGGCGCTGCTCGATCAATCTCGACCAGGTCCACCGTTCGGTCGAAATGTCGGTCGAGAGCTGCACCGAGCGTGAAAAATTCGACACCCATTGACCCCAAAAGTCCTATATCCACGTCCGAGGTTTCATGGGAAAACCGCCCCGGCATGAGAACCGAGCCGAAGAGATAAAGCTGCCGGATACCGGGAAACGACTGCGCCACGGTGCTCACCGTCCGGGCTCTTTCCAGCACCCGTTGGCGCTCAGCTTCATCGCGCTGGCGGAGCCGTTCGATCCGTCACCGCAGCCGACGCGCTATAGCCTCTAGCATCGGGTCACTTGCCCGAGCAGTCTCTTTTGTTGCTTCCGTGTGACTCATGCCCGTCCGCTAAGAGGGTTGCGGGAAACCAAAGGCCCCGCGGGGTTGGGCCAACGAGAATCCATTTTCGCACACTCAGGCCAGGCCCTCGCCTACGACGCGGGCAGCCAGAGCTCATAGCAGAAACCCGGTTCGGATGAGGAGACTTCGGAGCATGTCGCAAGCAGGCACGGGAAGTCAGCTCTGACGATCATCAAAAAGCCAGAGTTTCACCGTTGCCCCGAACAATGCCTTCCATCGTCGCGTGGCTGATGGCGCCACCGCGCAACGGACAGCGGAATCGAGACAGAGGATGTCCATGTGCGGGCGGACCATGCGAGAGATGGGGAATTAAACGGGATCGGGACTCCTGTCTCTGTCGGCACCAAACCGAGCGGCGATGTATCCATTGAGGATGCCGATGAAGTCCGCCACGAGAGTCGGCCCTTTGAGGGTCGTGAGTAGTTTCCCTTCAACAAAGACCGGCGCTTTTGGTTCTTCGCCGGCGCCGGGGAGGGAGATTCCGATGTCGGCATATCGTGACTCTCCCGGCCCATTGACGACGCACCCCATGACGGCGATGCGAAGCTGCTCGACGCCGGGATACTGTGAGCGCCAGACGGGCATCATCTCCCGGACATACGATTGGATCTGATCGGCCATTTCTTGAAAGAAGGTGCTTGTCGTCCGACCACATCCGGGACAGGCGGCCACCTGAGGAGCGAAGTGGCGGAGACCAAGGGATTGGAGGATTTGTTGGGCCACGCGAACTTCCTCAGCCCGGTCATGACCCGGAGCGGGAGTCAAGCTCACGCGAATGGTATCGCCGATGCCCTGGTGAAGGAGAATTCCCAGGGCTGCTGAGGAGGCCACGATCCCTTTCAAGCCCAGTCCCGCTTCGGTCAAACCAATGTGCAACGGATACTCGCATCGCTCGGCGAGCCGGCGGTTAACTTCCACGACATCGTCCACCTCGGAGGCCTTGGCGCTGAGGATGATCTGGTCGTGGGCCAGACCGTATCGCTCGGCCATCGCCGCCGACTCTAGCGCGCTTTGTATCATCGCCTCCCGAACGACCTCGCGAGCATCAAGTGGTTGGGGTCGGCGCGCGTTCTCATCCATCAGCCGCGTGAGCAGCTCTTGATCGAGCGAACCCCAGTTCACACCGATGCGCACGGGCTTTCCGTACTCGCACGCGATCTCGATCATGCGTCGAAAATTCTCATCGTGGTATTTGCCCGTTCCGACATTTCCCGGATTGATTCGGTACTTCGCCAGTGCCCGGGCGCATTCCTTCACCCGCGCGAGAAGCTGATGACCGTTATAGTGAAAGTCGCCAATGAGAGGGACATCAATTCCCCGCTCCGTCAATCGAGCGACGATCTCGGGGACAGCCCGCGCGGCCTTCTCTGTGTTCACCGTCACACGAACAAGCTCCGCGCCCGTCTGAGCCAGGGCGATGATTTGCTCGACCGTTGCCGAGACATCGGCTGTGTCAGTGTTTGTCATCGCCTGAACGACGACGGGATGGCCGCCGCCGATGGCGACTCGTCCCACTTTGACGGTGACCGACTCTCTCCGACGCATAAAGCAGGAATCACTCTACTGAATGATCGGGATCGAAGCAAGGCACACCGGACTCACTTCGCCGCAGATGCTGAGGACAGGGGGACGATGTCATCTCGACTCCGGGGGAGAATCTGATAACCTCGGGTGAAGGGTCGAAATCCGTCGAACTGCCCTATGACGCCAATAATCGTCACATCCCCCAACGGGGTATTCATCCCGGGGATATTGGTCGTTTCCAGTATCCGAAGCGTCAGGCTTCCCGTCCCATCCGTGATTGTCAGATTGGCGCTCCCCGCGGCGGGAATTGTCCCACTGATTCTCACACCCTCGATCTGCACGAGCAAACCTTCACTCGATTCGCCGATTTGGGAGATGGTTCTTCTGACAGGGCGTACCTCTCCCCGACCGAGAACGACAACGCCGTAGGGGGAAAGAAAGGGAGGAGTAATTGTCGGATTCGTGATATTGAGTTGCACCACACCGTTGAAGAATTCCAGTCGGCCCACCGCCCGCACGCGATCACCGGGGTGGACGGAAACAGTTTGTCCGCTCCGCTCGAACAGGTTAATTCCTCCCGTTTCATCTTGAAGGTAGAGATCGTTGTCCCGCGTGCTGAAGGTATCCGTTCCGACTGTGATGACGCCGGCAACGGCGACGTTGTAATTGAGGAAAGCGGGGTCGAGATCTGACGTTAGCACGCGCACTCGCTCAACGGGAGTGAGACCGGCGAAGTATCCGCCCCGGGCCATCGTCCTCTGGCCCCGGTTGTCGCAGGCCGTCACCGTATATTCAATCCGCGTGCCGTCGGTCTGGCCGGGGATCAGGGCTCGGTAAAGGCGCGTCCCAATGCGCTCCGCCGACAATGAAATCGGCTCCTGGCCATCAATCGAATAGCTCATGGCGGCGGCCGTGACTTCTCCTGAGTCGTCGGCGATGTCGGCGAAAAGAAGCGTGGTTTGACCTGCCGTCGGGACGACCGGCGATGTCCAAACGAGGATTGAAGGGGGAAAGTCAAAACGAACTCCGTCCTCGCCTCCGTCGGTGGAGAATCGGCGCGGCACCAATCGTCCCCCGCTGACCGTGTAGGAGCGCCCATCAGTCTCAATGAGGATGGTGCCATCGGCGACGAGCCCGTGACGGCTCACGTCGCTGCGGCTGGGACCTGGCTCGTTCTGAAAAATGACGGGGATGCGCTCGACGGCGAAATTCCCATCGGGCGGAGACGGTCTTTCTCCGCTCGTTGGAGAGGTGGTGACGAAGCGATCCGTGACTTCAATGGCCGGATGGCCAAAGGTGTTGTCGCGGCCCGCCTGGATGATTCCGACCTCAGCTTTCAGTGTGCGGAGAAAGGTGCCGTTACTACTTGTCCGGCTTCCGTGATGGCTGATCTGGAGAACGTCTACGTCTCCGACTAGCTGGGCAACGGTGGATTCGACGTCTGTCGTATTGAGTCCTCCTCCCGTCAGGTCGCCGGCGAGAAAGAAGTCGAAATCGCCGAACTGGACGAGCAAACCGATAGAAGCGCTGTTATCCGGCTGATCGTTGCGGTCGCGGCGACCGAGGACGTCTACGCTTCCGCCGCTCAGGAGCCGACCGTTGACGACAATGCAGGTCACCACTGCGCCGTCCCCGAGATCGAGGACGGTTCCCGGAGTGATCGTTCGCCGCGCCGCACCGATGGCCCGGAGATAAGCCGAGAAAATGTTCTGATCAGGGGGAGAGAAGGGAAGTATCGCATCCCCGCCATCGTAGGCTATCGAAGGTGGATAAACGGCCGCCACCTCGTCCAAACCCCCGATGTGGTCGCCATCGTAATGGGTGGCCACCATGTAGTCGAGGGCTCTGATCCCCAATCGTTGCATTTCCGGGACGATGACGGATTGACCCATCCCATCACGCCCGCCATCTATGAGGAGAGTCCGTCCCGTCGGCGAGACGATGAGCGTGGCATTCCCCTGACCGATGTCGAGGAAGTAGATGGAGAGGACTGCCTCCGCTCTGCTCGGAGGGTGAGTAAGCAATACGAGCACGCCGACAATAACTCCACCGGCAATGCATCGCCTCCAGGTCATTCTGAGCCCAAGTCCCTTTCCCGGTCGGTTTAAACCTCGCCGGCCTCTCACCTTTCCCTCAAAAAGTAAACTGCATTCGCGTTAACAGAGAAAAGAACGAGCGATCACCGGGCCGGGGGGCTCGTCGCGGATCGGCAAATCGTTCGACATTCAGGTCGAGCATGTACTTGACCGACCGGGTGAGGTACCAGTTCATCCCTGTCGAGAATGTTTCTGCCCGATCACTTTGAAATCCATTGGTGAAGTGAAGATTCGAGTAGCGGAACTTCACCTCCCAGGCGCCGATACCACGCTCGGTTTGGTCCTTATTCCACAGCCCGGAGCGGGGGGCAATCGCTTCATCCTCAGGTTTATATTCCCCGGTGAGGAGGTAGGTCCCCTGCACCATCAGTCCCTTGCCGATCACTCCGGGTAAGTTCGTGTGGTTGAGCCCGAGGCCAGTGCGCTCCTGGTGCGTTTGGACGAATTCGGAACGGAGGGCGAACCCCCTGTAGATGTAGGTGAGTTCCGCATTAGCGCGGAGAAGATGGCCGTTGACCGGGACGGGTTGGAAGAAGGTCGTACTGCGGCTTTCCGTTCGCCCGATGAAGCTCATACCTCCCCGTTGTCGTCCGACGGCAGCAGCACCCCCAAAACTCAGTCCTTGCAGCCTGTGCCCATCTCGGTTCATCCACGGGCGCAGCCGCAGCCGGACGACACCTTCCGGTGTGCTGCTCGTATTCGGAGCAAGAAGCCCCTTGCCATTAAAGGCACCGACCTGATAGGAGAAGATCCCTCCTCCGATGTTTCCCGCCAGTTCCACGCCCGGACTTCTGCTGGGAACCAGGTTATTAACCATCGAGCGTTCGACGAAATCATTGTTTTCGTCGTCCCGTAACTCTTCCTGGGAGAACGGCTCTTTAAATTGGCCAAACTTCAACTGCACCTCCGGACGGATATTGAGGTTGATCCAGCCATCGCGAAGGATCGTCCCGGCGGTATCTGCGAAGTCGGCCTGCACCTTGTATTCGTATTTTTGGTGAATCCGTCCTCCGACGGAGAATCGAGCGCGACGGATGAGGAACGTATTCACGAGGCCCTGTTCATTCTTCTCATAGCCGCGATAATCAAATTGCCCGTAGCCGGAGAAAACCGCTTCGAATGTCCCGCTCGAATTCCGAATGAAGGCATGCCGCTCATTCCATCCAGCAGTCCCCGCCTCCTCGTGAGCGCCCGCGGCCGGTCGTTGGGGCAATCGTTGTTTCGTCATCGGATCGCTTTCCCCGGCCTGTTCCATCGCTGATGCTGATTGACCTTCACGGGAGTGAACCGGCTGCTGCGTTGCCGGGGCGGGTTCTCTCCCCTGCCGTCGCTCCTCAAGAAGCTGACGGAGGAGCCTGTTTTGCTCTTCGAGTTGACGCTGCTGGTTGGCGATCTGTTGTCGGAGGCTCTCGATCATCTCCGTTTGCTGGCGAAGGAGCGAGCGCAGTTCATCCAGTTCCTGGCGATCCACGACAACGGTCCGATCGGAAAGCGCTGGCCCTCTCTCCTGACAGGGCACCGAAGGGGTCACGCACAGGAGGATCCACGCACAAAGGCACCTGCACTTCACTTTCAGCTTAGCCGCTCTCCATTTCTCACGGAGAGCGTCGGCCGTTTGAAACGGGCTCGTGACAAATCCCGTCAGATATCTTTGCCCGATATGGCCGAGAAGAGGAAACCCGGGTGGTTCTTCCCAAAGGGTCCCGCACCGCCTCGGATTAATGTCTGGCATCTTGCGATCCTCCGCTGATAAGGGTTGTGTTCACATTCGGTCACCACGGTCTCGCCGACGATGTCGCATCACAGTCGGGAGCGCGACATTATATCACAGGCCACTTCGTCGCATGACGATATTTCCATCGGTGATCTTCCATCGCGCCCGGGCTCGATCCGGGAGGAGAAATTGTCACAGTATGGGATCGGCGGGGGCTCCGGGCTCGGGATCCGGCGACCGGCTCCGTTCACATCTCCCTCACACATCATGGGACACAAGCAGGAGTCACGATTGTCCTTTCGAAGAGGGAGAGGACGTCGCTCTCATCCTCACCGATTCTCGCGGACAGAAAAATCATGGGAAATCCGTGAAATCTATGGCCTTTATTCGGAGGGGCGACATAGGCGTCACGATAAGTTCGGCCTGCCTCTTGACTCAAGAGGGGAAAATTTCTCCTCTGCCCCGGGTGGGGAGCGAGGGGCTTGGGGAGCCTTGCCGATAACGGGCGGCAAGGCTAAAATGTGGCTTCTCATGAAACGCACGCCGTTTAAAAGGTATTCGGCCGCGGCATGTGGCGGCGTAGCTCAGGTGGCTAGAGCGAGGGATTCATAACCCCTAGGTCGCAGGTTCGAGCCCTGCCGCCGCCACCACACCACCACACGGGGGGAGAAAGTCATTGTGGGTTTGCGTCCCCTGACATTTCAACTGCGCTCCTCGCCGGGGATTGTGGCGTCCAATCGAGTAAAAACAACGTGTTTCGCCTTGATCATCCTCTTTGTTCTCCCTTTGCCCTGGCAAACAGAAAGACGGCGTGATCAGATACGCCGCCTTCTCGGACAAAGCGATGTGGTCGTCGTCGCGCGTGCCACTAAGTACCATCTCGTGATTGACTCGGTGAAGTATCGGAGGGAACGCGAGCGAGAGACGGCCCCGTCGCAGTCCATGCTGGGCGTTGTCTATTACCTCTCAGTCACGGAGACGGTTTATCGGAAACCATCACCAGACGAGCGCGAGGGAATGCCGCTTCATCCGGGCGATCCGGTCGTAGTCTACGTGCCGGGCCCGCTGGCCGATCCGCGTGAGTTCGGCAAGGTCTCGTTGCAGCCTGGTGGAGAGTATCTCCTCTTTCTGAAACGGGCGAAGCTGGATCCCGACGACTTTCGCTACGCCGTCGAGCAGGTGTCCGGAACAGCGATGATGGAATGGCGGGCGTTTCCCGATAGCCGGTTAATCTACTTCACTCCGGTGCGCGATACATTCGCCACATTACTCCTGGAAGGAGCGTGGATGACTTTCCTCGTTGAAACGCGCGCCGTTGCCCAACAGATGCCAGCTCAAAAGTAGCACGTCCTCTGTCGGTCCTTCGCGGGTTACTCCCCGTCTGGAAAAATGCCCGAACGGTTGAAAATTCTCGTCACTGGAGCGACGGGGTTCGTGGGGTCGAATCTCGTCCGGCAATTGGTGGCTCGGGGAGCGACAGTTCGGGTTCTTCACCGGCGATCATCCAATCTTCAGTTGCTGAACGATCTTCCTATCGAATGCGTCATCGGAGATATAACTGACCGGGATTCGGTGATGTATGCGGTCGAGGGTGTGGATGTCATCTATCACGTTGCCGGAGCCGTGAGCTTCTGGCGAGGAGACCGCGCCCGATTGGTCAAAGTCAATGTCCAGGGGACCCGACATGTTGTTCAGGCTGCTCTGCGGCATCGTGTGCGACGGCTCGTCTACACCAGTTCCATAGCAGCGATCGGCTATCGAGATGATGGGCGTCCGGCGGACGAAACGACCACGTATAACTGGGCGCGGTATGGCATCCCCTACATGGAGACGAAATGGGCGGCTGAGCGCGAAGTGCTCGTGGGAGTCGAGCAGGGGCTGGATGCCGTCATCGTCAATCCGGCGGTCATCTTCGGGCCGCGCGATGTCAACTTCCATTCCGGCCGGATGATCCAGTTCATTCAGCAGGGGAAACTTCCCGGTTATCCGCCCGCGCGAATGACCGTGTGCGATATTGACGATGTCGTCGAGGGGCATCTCCGGGCGATGGAACGTGGACGCGCGGGGCATCGCTACATTCTGGGTGGGGAGACGCTTTCGTTCCGCGAAATTTTTCGCACGATCGCTCAGGTGGTGGGCGTTCCGTTTCCCGATCGGGAAATCCCCGTCTCCGTCTATTTTCTCGTGGCGCTCGGCTATGAGCTTGTCGGTTGGCTCGGCGGCCGCCGTCCGGTGATGACCCGCGATATGATCACGGCCATGCGGTGGCAAAGCTGTGGCTA
This genomic stretch from Blastocatellia bacterium harbors:
- a CDS encoding nucleotidyltransferase domain-containing protein; translation: MSTVAQSFPGIRQLYLFGSVLMPGRFSHETSDVDIGLLGSMGVEFFTLGAALDRHFDRTVDLVEIDRAAPLGQWILAHGSASMMLNSNSLRALAAELALARGALEDKTRVLIARHKAAETSTSEAEIIALAYEIHNSMDCVSRSSSASGAILLCQSLVPRPLS
- a CDS encoding SDR family oxidoreductase, which encodes MPERLKILVTGATGFVGSNLVRQLVARGATVRVLHRRSSNLQLLNDLPIECVIGDITDRDSVMYAVEGVDVIYHVAGAVSFWRGDRARLVKVNVQGTRHVVQAALRHRVRRLVYTSSIAAIGYRDDGRPADETTTYNWARYGIPYMETKWAAEREVLVGVEQGLDAVIVNPAVIFGPRDVNFHSGRMIQFIQQGKLPGYPPARMTVCDIDDVVEGHLRAMERGRAGHRYILGGETLSFREIFRTIAQVVGVPFPDREIPVSVYFLVALGYELVGWLGGRRPVMTRDMITAMRWQSCGYSSEKACAELGYRITPFRETIEKAYRWYKENGYLS
- the ispG gene encoding flavodoxin-dependent (E)-4-hydroxy-3-methylbut-2-enyl-diphosphate synthase; amino-acid sequence: MRRRESVTVKVGRVAIGGGHPVVVQAMTNTDTADVSATVEQIIALAQTGAELVRVTVNTEKAARAVPEIVARLTERGIDVPLIGDFHYNGHQLLARVKECARALAKYRINPGNVGTGKYHDENFRRMIEIACEYGKPVRIGVNWGSLDQELLTRLMDENARRPQPLDAREVVREAMIQSALESAAMAERYGLAHDQIILSAKASEVDDVVEVNRRLAERCEYPLHIGLTEAGLGLKGIVASSAALGILLHQGIGDTIRVSLTPAPGHDRAEEVRVAQQILQSLGLRHFAPQVAACPGCGRTTSTFFQEMADQIQSYVREMMPVWRSQYPGVEQLRIAVMGCVVNGPGESRYADIGISLPGAGEEPKAPVFVEGKLLTTLKGPTLVADFIGILNGYIAARFGADRDRSPDPV
- a CDS encoding MBL fold metallo-hydrolase; this encodes MTWRRCIAGGVIVGVLVLLTHPPSRAEAVLSIYFLDIGQGNATLIVSPTGRTLLIDGGRDGMGQSVIVPEMQRLGIRALDYMVATHYDGDHIGGLDEVAAVYPPSIAYDGGDAILPFSPPDQNIFSAYLRAIGAARRTITPGTVLDLGDGAVVTCIVVNGRLLSGGSVDVLGRRDRNDQPDNSASIGLLVQFGDFDFFLAGDLTGGGLNTTDVESTVAQLVGDVDVLQISHHGSRTSSNGTFLRTLKAEVGIIQAGRDNTFGHPAIEVTDRFVTTSPTSGERPSPPDGNFAVERIPVIFQNEPGPSRSDVSRHGLVADGTILIETDGRSYTVSGGRLVPRRFSTDGGEDGVRFDFPPSILVWTSPVVPTAGQTTLLFADIADDSGEVTAAAMSYSIDGQEPISLSAERIGTRLYRALIPGQTDGTRIEYTVTACDNRGQRTMARGGYFAGLTPVERVRVLTSDLDPAFLNYNVAVAGVITVGTDTFSTRDNDLYLQDETGGINLFERSGQTVSVHPGDRVRAVGRLEFFNGVVQLNITNPTITPPFLSPYGVVVLGRGEVRPVRRTISQIGESSEGLLVQIEGVRISGTIPAAGSANLTITDGTGSLTLRILETTNIPGMNTPLGDVTIIGVIGQFDGFRPFTRGYQILPRSRDDIVPLSSASAAK
- a CDS encoding porin — its product is MDRQELDELRSLLRQQTEMIESLRQQIANQQRQLEEQNRLLRQLLEERRQGREPAPATQQPVHSREGQSASAMEQAGESDPMTKQRLPQRPAAGAHEEAGTAGWNERHAFIRNSSGTFEAVFSGYGQFDYRGYEKNEQGLVNTFLIRRARFSVGGRIHQKYEYKVQADFADTAGTILRDGWINLNIRPEVQLKFGQFKEPFSQEELRDDENNDFVERSMVNNLVPSRSPGVELAGNIGGGIFSYQVGAFNGKGLLAPNTSSTPEGVVRLRLRPWMNRDGHRLQGLSFGGAAAVGRQRGGMSFIGRTESRSTTFFQPVPVNGHLLRANAELTYIYRGFALRSEFVQTHQERTGLGLNHTNLPGVIGKGLMVQGTYLLTGEYKPEDEAIAPRSGLWNKDQTERGIGAWEVKFRYSNLHFTNGFQSDRAETFSTGMNWYLTRSVKYMLDLNVERFADPRRAPRPGDRSFFSLLTRMQFTF